From Fibrobacter sp. UWB5, the proteins below share one genomic window:
- the dapF gene encoding diaminopimelate epimerase translates to MPINFSKWTGLGNDFVLLEPGVTLDYSDNFEQRVIQLCDRRFGIGADGVVIVTPMDNDGCLVIDKISEGPLAKPVANGVDFEMRIFNADGSEAAMCGNATRCVAKYIRSRGLAKDANTKVFNLHTKSGLVKPALLDDGRVCVDMGLPRKFLGSIKLTADSFDFTAETVSMGNPHAVIFVDDIEKIQLEKWGSILEVDKQFPDRCNIEFAQVVTPTQIRMRVWERGCGVTMACGTGSCATLVAAQRTGRVGVEADVVLDGGVLHIKHEEGGPVLMTGPAEEVFRGTID, encoded by the coding sequence ATGCCAATTAATTTTTCAAAATGGACCGGATTGGGCAACGATTTCGTGTTGCTGGAACCGGGCGTGACGCTAGATTATAGCGATAATTTCGAACAACGTGTCATTCAGCTTTGCGACCGCCGTTTCGGTATCGGTGCCGATGGCGTGGTCATCGTGACTCCGATGGATAACGATGGTTGTCTGGTAATCGATAAGATTAGCGAAGGTCCTCTGGCAAAGCCTGTTGCAAATGGCGTTGATTTTGAAATGCGCATTTTTAATGCCGATGGTTCTGAAGCGGCCATGTGCGGTAACGCAACGCGCTGCGTGGCCAAGTACATTCGCAGCCGCGGTCTTGCAAAAGACGCCAATACTAAAGTGTTTAATCTGCACACCAAGAGCGGCTTGGTGAAGCCGGCCCTTTTGGATGACGGCCGCGTGTGCGTCGATATGGGCCTCCCGAGAAAGTTCTTGGGCTCCATCAAACTCACGGCCGACAGCTTTGATTTTACTGCCGAGACGGTTTCCATGGGAAATCCGCATGCGGTGATTTTCGTGGATGACATCGAAAAGATTCAGCTGGAAAAGTGGGGAAGTATCTTGGAAGTCGACAAGCAGTTCCCCGACCGCTGCAACATTGAATTTGCACAGGTGGTGACGCCCACCCAAATCCGCATGCGGGTTTGGGAACGTGGTTGCGGCGTTACGATGGCTTGTGGTACGGGCAGTTGCGCAACCCTCGTTGCGGCCCAGCGCACTGGCCGCGTGGGCGTCGAAGCCGACGTTGTCCTCGACGGCGGCGTCCTCCACATCAAGCACGAAGAAGGTGGCCCCGTCCTGATGACCGGCCCCGCAGAAGAAGTATTTAGAGGAACGATCGACTAA